AAGAGGGTCTTCTTCTGGGGCTTTATCGCCAGCTTAGGTATGCTCTTTATCGGTGGGGCGCTCTCGATTTACGGCGGCATAGTGAAGATTATCCATCCGGAGCCCTTGGAACGTCTCAGTGTAAGCCTTGTAGTTATAGGACTGAGCATTCTCTTTGAGTGCTACTCCTGCTTCATGGCCATTAAGGCCATTCTCGCTGAGACGGGAGAACAAACGCAAGGCTTGAGGATGCTGGCCAGGGTAATCCCGTCACTTAAAAAAGCCACTCCTTCGACCCGCTTTATTTTCCTGGAGGACACAGCGGCGCTATTGGGGCTTTTCATCGCCGGGACCGCAATCCTGCTGGCCCACTATACCGGAGACATCGTTTTTGACGGGGCTGCTTCCATTTTGATCGGTATGTTATTATTCTTTATCGGTATTGGAACAGCCAGGGAGAATGCTGCCGCTATTTTAGGCGAGTCGGCAGATCCCGGTTTGATCAATGACATAGGCAACCTGGTCATGAGCATCCCGGGTGTGGTTGACGTCCACAATGTCAGGTCCATGTGTGTGGGTCCGAACAGCTACCTTCTGGAAATGGTGGTTGAGGCCTATGAACAAACCATGCTTAACGAATGTGACAGCATCGGCTCATCTGTAAATAAGGCGATCAAGGACAAGTACAGGGAGATCGCCTACACCCATATTGCAGTTATCTCCGACGATAAAAAACGGCAGTGGCGCCGGGAATAGTCCAGGCTGCGGCCGGAATCGGCCTTGAACCAGTGGGCCTGAAAAAAGATGTCGGAGCTGTGATAGTGGAGATATTGAGCACGCGCGAGCTGTCATTTACTTCCGTAATAAAGCCGAAGATATCAGAAAGAAATCTCAAACTAATGTATGCAGTGCCACGAACAATCTGGATTCCACTTGGTTCGTGAGCGATGGCTCCATTAACCAGGGCCGGGGAACCGTTTTCAGGGATTTGCACGCGTTTATCCCGCATCATGACATCCACGGTACGGGCCGGGTCGTTCCACTTGACGATGCCCCCGGCGGCAGTACAGACCGGACGTACAGGGACCAGCAGGTTCTTCCCGTCGCTCAAGGTGGGTTGGGACTCGGGCAAATGTATAGCTCTACCGTCTATAGTTACCGTCATTTGGCGCCTGGTTAGCCGGCCAGCCCAGGGGCCGGCCGGGGACTGCAGCGACAGGACGCCATTTTCAGCGTCTTGAAGAAGTTCGACTCCCAGAAAGAGCTTAAAAAAATAATCCGGGACAAAAGTTGTGTCTTCTAACAAGAAGGGCGCATCCTCTGTTGCGTACACGCTGTTGTTCACGCTAACCTGCCGGCTGCCGAGGGCGAGTGATACTTCCCGGTCAATATTTGCCAGCTCCAAGGTATTGCAGGATTCGTCCCAAAACATGCGGTAGCCAAGGGCCTGGGCAGCCGGCCGTACCGGCAGCCAGGTTTTGCTTCCGTCCCATATCGGTCCGAGGTGCGGCGCGAAATCAGGCTCCTCGCCGTTTATCAGCACCTTGCTGAATACCTTCCAACTGTTCAGGTCTTCGTTGCTATTAATTATTTCTACATCAGATCCGACGGGAACCCTATCGTACAGCCAGAGGATATCCTTGTTGTACATCCTGATACAGCCGGCAGATGCGTAGGTCCCAATGGAATAGGGATTGTTGGTGCCGTGTACCCCATAACTTGAGCCCCCGGTACCGAGCGCATTCAACCCCAGCCAGCGGGGCCCCAGCGGGTTTTCGGGAATACCGCCCGGAATAGTGGGACCTCCATCGGGGCTTCGCCAGGAAGGGTAGATTAGTTTGACAACGACCTGCCAATCCCCTTCCGGGGTATATTGGGGCAGACGACCTGTAGCCACAGGAAACACATCCACCAGGCAGCCATTTTCGTAAAGAGCCAGCTGGTTGGTTCCCTTGTTTATAACCAACCGGCAGTCCGCCTGAGCTGACTGCTGGAACAGCAGCAATATAGACAACATGAAAAATATCGACCTTGCAGCTGCCCTGAGCATGAACAACACCCCCCGACTGATCTGGCTAAAAAATACCTATGACCTAACGGGGGCTTCCAGAATAGAAATTATCATGTAACTTTTTGCCACAAAATGATTATGAGTTGATAATCCGGCTTATGTCAGGGAGGATAAGGCCCGGATTGACTTTTTAGTCCTGTTGAGGTACAATAAATTCTGCTTGTAATTGAATTGTGCCGATGTGGCTCAGGGGTAGAGCAGCTCACTCGTAATGAGCAGGTCGTCGGTTCGAATCCGACCATCGGCTCCAAGAAAATCAGTAATGGCAAGGGTTCCAGGGATGGAATCGCTTGCCATTACTCTTTACGGGGTAGTTCTGGGGATAATTTGAGGATAGTCAGTAAAACGATACCCAAAAAAGCAAAAACACAACCAACAAAAACGAAAAGACAGGTCCTAAACCTGTCCTTCTTCTATTTTATATGTGCTGGCATATGGAGGTCTGGGAAGCCGGGTGCTTTTATCGGATACTCCTCTCCTCCTGAACAGAAAGGCGACTGTCCAAACGTTTAATGTCGTCCCAAATGGCGCTAACTTCCTTCTTGATGGTGGTAACGTCCTTCTGGAGTTTCTTCTGGCCTTGTTCTAATCTTTGCTGGCCCTGCTTTAATTCTAGCTGGCCTTGCTTTAATTCTTGCTGGCTCTGCTTTAATTCTTGCTGGCTCTGCTTTAATTCTAGCTGGCCTTGCTCCAGGGTTACCAATCTTTCATTAACAGACTTTAGCTCTTCCTGAATAACAGCACGAAGTAGGTTTACCAATTCATTATTCTCCGGCATTGGTAGAGCCCTCCTCTGATCTGATATAAGGATTATTAAACACCGCGGTTGGGTTTTCCTGCAAGTAAAAATAAGTTCTCTGGACAATACCGGTGTCCGTAGTGACAATACGTTCTCGGAAGTCTATATTTTGGGCGGGAAAGGGTATTCGTCCAACGGATTAACACTTCCTTTCCCATTTAGCAGACCTGTATCAGTCCTGTTCAGTCAAAACCAGCGGACCGTTCTTGGTGATAGCAATGGTATGCTCATACTGAGCCGACAGGCTGCCGTCCGCCGTCCTGGCCGTCCATTCGTTCCGGTCAATGGTCAGGCCGTAGGAACCCATATTGATCATCGGTTCGATGGTAAAAACCATCCCTTCAAAGAGCCTAACACCCTTGTTGGGGTGCCCATAGTGGAGCACTTGCGGAGCTTCATGCATGTTATGACCTATACCATGTCCAGTAAAATCACGTACTTCGGAAAACCCATGGGATTCAGCATGAATTTGAATTGCATGTGAAATATCACCAAGTCGATTGCCGAGAACAGCTTTGTTAATACCGAAGTAAAGGCACCCTTTAGTCACTTTGAGAAGTTTTTCAGCTTTTTCAGATATTTCACCCACCGGGTAAGACCAAGCGGAATCGGCTAGCCATCCATTGAGATTGACAACCATATCAATGGTGACGATATTGCCTTCCCGGAGAGGGGTTTGAGTCGGGAATCCGTGGCAGATTTCATCATTGACTGAAGCACATGTTGCAAAAGGATAGCCCTGGTAACCCTTTTGTTCGGCTTTGGCCCCGTGGGAGCGAATGAAGTGCTCTGCGAAGTGATCGATTTGCAAAGTTGTTATACCCGGACGGATGATCTCGCGGAGTTCCCGGTGGCAGGCAGCTAATATTTTACCCGCTTCAGCCATCAGCTCAATTTGTTGCGCGGTTTTAATTGTAATCAATCTTTATTTCTCCTCGAAATTAACTTTAACGGAAACATGTTATGGCTCTGTTGGCGACTTGTTTTCTGCCATCCCCAAAGTTAAGCAGGTTGTCTATATCTTAACAGCTACATTAATAAATTATAATACGTTCTCAGAATTGTGACTACCATTCGACCTTCGGGAATATCAATCCCATATGCGCTGCCGGCTCCGGTTCAACATGGATTTGCCCTTATTGCGGGTTGGAATTAACTAAAGAGCCATTAAAAAATACGAATGGCTCACCCGTCAAATTTAATAATCCGGACAAGGAGGAGTAGAATACCTCATCGTAACGGCATTAAAACCGCTCTTATAACCGCCGCGCTCTGATATCCTGAAATATACAGACATGTTGCCTCACTCTTAGAAGTGGGGCTTTTCGTGTCTTATGGGGTCAGTATCGAAAGCCTGTCTATGTAGACACGCCCTCATATATAGCGTTGGTAACGTTCTACTTGCGACATCAAAATGAAAAATAAAATCAATATTGACATACGTGTTAATACGCGTTACATTAATACTGTCAAAAGGTGGGGGATACGGCATGAAAAGAAGTGAGTTGCTTAAACTATTCAGAGAAAATGGCATTACATTGAAACGCTCTGGTAAAAAACATGATATGTATTATAGTCCGATAACAGGCAAAACCTTTCCTGTGCCCAGACATAAGACAGAAATAGCTACCGGGACCCTTAATAGTATGCTAACCGACGCAGGGCTAAAATAAGCCGCTGCAATAACTGAGGAAAGGGGTAATAACATGGCAAAATATTTGTATCCGGCAATTTTTGAACCGGAAGAAAAAGGCGGTTATTCCGTGAACTTCCCGGATATTGAAAGCTGCTATACACAAGGGGATGACTTGCAAGACGCTTATGATATGGCAGCCGATGTATTATGCTTAATGCTGTATAATTTTGAAGAAAACAAGGCGGCTATTCCACCGGCATCCGACCCTAAAGATATAAAGGTTCAAGATGGTTGTTTTGTTTCTTTGGTAGGTGCTGACACTATGGAGTATAGACGCTTCTATGACAACAAAGCAGTCAAAAAGACGCTTACACTCCCGCAGTGGCTTAATACTATGGCAGAGCGTGAGAATATTAATTTTTCGCAGGTCTTACAGGATGCATTAAAGAAACGCTTGAAAGTGTAATCTATCTATCATTGTCACCATGCCGGCAGCCATGCCGAAAAAAGAGTTGCTTTATTTTGTTTTGAATTAATGGCAAGGGTTCCAGTAATGGAATTGCTTGCCATTAGTTTTTTGGGTCCATTAGTAAATCTGACAGGAAAAGTCTTTCCTTCTGCCGTTCTGTACACGTTAAAGAGCTTTGAAATAGTTGGGACCCGGCTGCCGCCGGGTCCCCGCTTCCGCTAGTACATCTTCTTGATACCATCCACGCCGGCTTTATTGGAACCCTTGGTTACGTAAGATTTGCAGCAGGTAGCCATACAAGAACCGGCATTGGAAGGGGTGAGCTGTGTGGCCATGGTGGCGTCGATCTGGTCTGGCTGGCTGTCGCCAAATTGATCTGTCGCTACCAGGATCTCGTTGGCTTTGCAACTATTCCCCTGGGTCCAGTAATGACAGTCGTTGACAATGCAGTGGATGTGCTGATTAAT
This genomic interval from Pelotomaculum schinkii contains the following:
- the map gene encoding type I methionyl aminopeptidase; translated protein: MITIKTAQQIELMAEAGKILAACHRELREIIRPGITTLQIDHFAEHFIRSHGAKAEQKGYQGYPFATCASVNDEICHGFPTQTPLREGNIVTIDMVVNLNGWLADSAWSYPVGEISEKAEKLLKVTKGCLYFGINKAVLGNRLGDISHAIQIHAESHGFSEVRDFTGHGIGHNMHEAPQVLHYGHPNKGVRLFEGMVFTIEPMINMGSYGLTIDRNEWTARTADGSLSAQYEHTIAITKNGPLVLTEQD
- a CDS encoding DUF1540 domain-containing protein; its protein translation is MNQHIHCIVNDCHYWTQGNSCKANEILVATDQFGDSQPDQIDATMATQLTPSNAGSCMATCCKSYVTKGSNKAGVDGIKKMY
- a CDS encoding type II toxin-antitoxin system HicA family toxin — protein: MKRSELLKLFRENGITLKRSGKKHDMYYSPITGKTFPVPRHKTEIATGTLNSMLTDAGLK
- a CDS encoding L,D-transpeptidase family protein is translated as MLRAAARSIFFMLSILLLFQQSAQADCRLVINKGTNQLALYENGCLVDVFPVATGRLPQYTPEGDWQVVVKLIYPSWRSPDGGPTIPGGIPENPLGPRWLGLNALGTGGSSYGVHGTNNPYSIGTYASAGCIRMYNKDILWLYDRVPVGSDVEIINSNEDLNSWKVFSKVLINGEEPDFAPHLGPIWDGSKTWLPVRPAAQALGYRMFWDESCNTLELANIDREVSLALGSRQVSVNNSVYATEDAPFLLEDTTFVPDYFFKLFLGVELLQDAENGVLSLQSPAGPWAGRLTRRQMTVTIDGRAIHLPESQPTLSDGKNLLVPVRPVCTAAGGIVKWNDPARTVDVMMRDKRVQIPENGSPALVNGAIAHEPSGIQIVRGTAYISLRFLSDIFGFITEVNDSSRVLNISTITAPTSFFRPTGSRPIPAAAWTIPGATAVFYRRR
- a CDS encoding cation diffusion facilitator family transporter; translation: MWVLRQGGYITGHNSESAVRAALIANGVIAAMKLVAAVLSGSASMMAEFKHSLGDWANGFFLLIGVKQAKRPGNERYQFGHGKRVFFWGFIASLGMLFIGGALSIYGGIVKIIHPEPLERLSVSLVVIGLSILFECYSCFMAIKAILAETGEQTQGLRMLARVIPSLKKATPSTRFIFLEDTAALLGLFIAGTAILLAHYTGDIVFDGAASILIGMLLFFIGIGTARENAAAILGESADPGLINDIGNLVMSIPGVVDVHNVRSMCVGPNSYLLEMVVEAYEQTMLNECDSIGSSVNKAIKDKYREIAYTHIAVISDDKKRQWRRE
- a CDS encoding type II toxin-antitoxin system HicB family antitoxin, whose protein sequence is MAKYLYPAIFEPEEKGGYSVNFPDIESCYTQGDDLQDAYDMAADVLCLMLYNFEENKAAIPPASDPKDIKVQDGCFVSLVGADTMEYRRFYDNKAVKKTLTLPQWLNTMAERENINFSQVLQDALKKRLKV